A window of Oncorhynchus tshawytscha isolate Ot180627B linkage group LG10, Otsh_v2.0, whole genome shotgun sequence contains these coding sequences:
- the LOC112235092 gene encoding N-acetyllactosaminide beta-1,3-N-acetylglucosaminyltransferase 3: MITKGCIRILLPRPGVSRLVVLSLSSSLALLLLYSSLNVPQSPSALHQVFLHFRHVRSYPLLRRPRCCLLHPPNSKFNPGPSHPRPNPWSLYPDSNHDIEASPILLLLAIKSHPANSDRRAAIRATWGREREWRGQGVRRVFLLGLGRDRGEEGGDPDVGEESERYGDILQWEFRESFFNVTLKEVLFWNWFHQECSTTVLYILKGDDDVYVDVERVVGFLQNRETGMRREEEGETEIGGETLIRGGRGMRRGQKGETEIGMRRGTEMKRVIGPGATREGGTEGGTEGGAGRDRGTEGGAGRDRGTERGTGSPQPLYMGRIFVETYPVRIWWNKYYVPYSLYLGPYPPYAGGGGYLLSRDALSLLLHASTRVPLFPIDDAYVGMVAQAANLSARNHPGFMPVEYSPFRHPCHYLNSIMVLHKLLPTDLLHLWSFLQTQVHSCRDSAQDGLTLARANSPG, encoded by the exons ATGATAACCAAGG gctgTATTAGGATACTGCTCCCCAGGCCTGGTGTCTCCAGACTGGTTgtcctgtctctttcctcctccctggCTCTGCTGCTACTCTACAG cTCTTTGAATGTTCCCCAGAGCCCCTCTGCGCTGCACCAGGTCTTCCTACATTTCAGACATGTCCGCTCCTACCCCCTCCTCAGACGGCCTCGCTGCtgcctcctccatccccctaacTCCAAATTTAACCCTGGACCCAGTCACCCCAGACCCAACCCCTGGTCCCTCTACCCTGATTCCAACCACGACATTGAAGCCAGCCCCATCCTTCTGCTCCTAGCAATCAAGTCCCACCCTGCCAACTCTGACCGCCGGGCTGCCATACGAGCCAcctggggcagggagagggagtggagaggccaGGGCGTGAGGAGGGTGTTTCTACTGGGcctgggaagagacaggggggaggaggggggagacccAGATGtaggggaggagagtgagagatatGGGGACATTCTCCAGTGGGAGTTCCGAGAATCATTTTTCAATGTGACTCTGAAAGAGGTTCTGTTCTGGAACTGGTTCCACCAGGAGTGTTCTACAACCGTTCTCTATATTCTAAAGGGGGACGATGACGTTTACGTGGAtgtggagagagtggtggggttCCTAcagaacagggagacagggatgaggagagaagaagagggagagacggagatagggggagagacattgataaggggagggagagggatgaggagaggacaaaagggagagacggagatagggatgaggagggggactGAGATGAAGAGAGTGATAGGACCAGGGGCaacgagagagggaggaacagagggaggaacagagggaggggcagggagagatcgaggaacagagggaggggcagggagagatcGAGGAACAGAGCGAGGAACAGGGTCTCCCCAGCCTCTCTACATGGGACGTATCTTTGTGGAAACCTATCCTGTGCGTATATGGTGGAATAAGTACTACGTCCCCTACTCCTTGTACCTTGGCCCCTACCCTCCCTATGCTGGGGGTGGAGGCTACCTCCTCTCCAGAGatgccctctctcttctcctccacgcCTCCACCAGGGTGCCTCTCTTCCCCATCGACGATGCCTACGTCGGCATGGTCGCACAG GCAGCTAACCTATCAGCCAGAAACCATCCTGGCTTCATGCCTGTGGAGTACTCTCCCTTCCGCCACCCCTGTCACTACCTCAACAG TATCATGGTCCTCCACAAGCTGCTACCCACAGACCTGCTTCATCTCTGGAGCTTCCTCCAGACCCAGGTGCACTCCTGTAGGGACTCTGCCCAGGATGGGCTCACCTTGGCCAGAGCGAACTCCCCTGGTTAG